ACAGACGTGCCGAAAAATCATCCGAATTATTCGGCGATTATGTATCTGGTGGAACAAGGTGTACTCACTCCGCAAAAGCGATTTGGCCTCAACGATAAGGTCACGCGGGAGGAAGTCGCGATCATGGTTGCCAAAGCGACGGGTCTGGACGGCACAAAAACGAAAACGAAGTTTAAAGATGTACCCGCGGGCAGATTTTCATCAGGATACATCAATTCTGCAGCGAAGGCGAAAATCATTAACGGCTATCCTGACGGTACATTCAAACCGACACAGAACGTAACGAGAGGTCATATGGCTGCTTTTATTGCAAACGCATTTCATTTAAAAGAAGAGAAAAACATTACATTCAAAGACGTACCGAAAGGCTCCACTTCTTACCATGCCGTACGTAAGTTAGCACATGCCAACATCACGTCAGGCTACCCAGACGGCACGTTTAAGCCCAATCAAACACTCACCCGTTCACACATTGCAGCGTTTATCGCAAGAGCAATGGATCCGTCATTCAGACCGGTGCCGCCTGTTCCAGTGACGCGCGGTATTAATTTTTCTATGAACTTGAGCCAAGTGAAGAAGATCGAAGCATCATCGCCGGCAGTCTTTATGGGGCAGTTTCACGAAGGAAATCTGGTCGCACTTGTGTACAGAGTCACGAAATACGGTTATAACGCTGAACTTATTTATATTTTCGAAAACAATAAACTGAGCGCAATTGCTTATGATTTTCTCGCTGATGATACGTATTATCACAGTTCAGATGAAATCGAAACAATTTATGTCATCCTGAATGACAATGCGAAAAACGAATTAGGCACTCCCTTGTATGAAGGCCAGGAAGGCTATACAGAATTCATCTCCGTTTGGGAAAAGAAAGGGTATCATGCCCTGCTGCAAGTTCATGACAAAGAAGTATATACGTCCGGTGAATTAATATTTATGCCGTACTAATACAGCAGAAGTAGAAAAATAGATATTCTATACGCCACATTCAAAAAATCGTATGAAGCAGACGCGGTAATCTGCCCCATACGATTTTTCTAGTCAGAAGTTCTTTATACCGGTTTGATAGCCGAATAGCTAGAGTACGTTTTGTAAAGACTGCTGTTCTATCAGTATAAAATAAGCTGCTTTTTACGTAAAAACCGCACTTTTATTAATCAGCCGGCGCAACACCCGCCACTTCCCCACGTCCATCCCGCACAAACGGAATATGAAGCAATTCGATTTTCTGTTTTTCGTCTGTAAACTGAACATTCCACCGGGTTTCTATAAAATTCAGCAGTTTCAGTCCGCGCGCAAGAATACCTTCCGCATTCCAATCCGTTTCCAAAGATACTTCGATTTCAGAGTGTGATCCGTCGCTGTATCCTCTTCTGCCATTAGTTTTCGATGATTTTTTGTTTGGAAAACTAGTATTCTGCAAAGAGGAATTTACACTTTGTGACAGCGGCAAAAGATTTCCGAGCGAACCGGACAATATCTTGATTTCAGCAGCAGTATAGCTTTTGAACTGATTTTTCCAGTAATCGTCAGCAGGAGTCTGCGGAAGAATATGTTCGATGGAAACCTTATCTTTTTCAACTTTGGTAAATGGGGTCCAACCGATTTTTTCAATGCCTGTTTTTCTCGCTTTTTCATATTCATACTCATATAAAACATACCGAATATCCCGCCAGCCATAGAAACCGTCTCCATTTGCAAAACGGTTTTCGGTACGTGTGATAAAGTTTTTGACAGCACTGCCCATTCGTTCATCAGTAATTTCGGTTAATGACTGAGTCACTTCTTCAATTGACAGTTCTCCCCTGTATAAACTGCGTGCTTTCCGGTAATAGTCACTGCTTTTAAAACTGGACTGGAAAACACCCATCCTGAACATTACAAATATAAAGCGCTCAATCGTTTTATACAAATCAATTCGCTCAGACTCTGCAACTTTCGTCTGTAAAGAAAGTGCAACTGTCACCAATGGCCTGAAATAACCAATTCCAATACGATTCAGTCGCTCCAACCAGATTTTTTCTTCGCCGGAAAACTCTCCATATTGCGGGAAATAGGAATAGAACCAGTTTTCAGCCGTATGTTTCAAACTGTTCACGTATTCTGTAATATCCTCTGGCCGCAGCTTATTGTGCTCTGCCTTAGTTTCCTCTTCTGCAGGCAGCAGATTTTCTTCATCTTCCTTCATTACTTCAGGACCTGTACTGTCCGGCACTTCATCTTCCACTGCTACTTCATATTTTTCAAATATTTTCTTGGAAGAGAAATAATTCAGTAAGAAATTAATATAGTCATCCCCTTTTTTACGGGTATATTTAAAATACAAAATCCAATGTGCCCGTAAAAACTCATCATCTGAGAGCGGAGACTTCTGGTTTCTGCCAAGCTGATAATATACTTCTTTCCACGTATCATTTATGCGATTTCTTAAGGCTGTTTTATCCATTCCATCCAATTGATCTTCATCATAGAGCGTTGTTAAATAAATCAGCCGATTTTTGAGTAATTCGAGATTCGTCAGTTTTTTGCCGCGGTTATTCATCGTCTCGAACGCGATGAAAACATCGTAGTCTTCTTCTATTTCATGGATATTGAACATCAATTGCTGCGTCAGTTTACGGAACAGAGTTTCGATACCTTCCACGCCGTCTTCTTCATACAGTTTCTGCAGGCACGCAGAGAAAAAATCCTTGGCATATTTCAGGTTTTGCGTATAGTATGTCTCGTTAATCGTACCGCTGTAGGGTTCGTCAAATACTCTGTGAATTAAATATTCAGCGCTTGGATTGTCCGTCTCATAACCGAATAAATACGTTGTGATCAGATTCTGCGGCGGACGCTTCTTAGAAATATATTTCGTGCGTATGGACTGCAGTGTTTGATAGCAAATTACAATGTCTTCTTCATTTTTACCGATATTACATGCATGCCGTTTCACAAAAGATACCATTTCATTGATCAGGATAGAAAAAGTAGTGATCCGCTGCTGGCCGTCCACGATATGATACGCTTTGTATCCCGTATCAAGCAGCCACGTATCATTTCCCCAGTTCTGCGTCTCTTTCCGCGGAACCGCTTTTAATGACAGCATGCCGGTATAATGAAATCTTCCCTCCCGCAAATTCATAATATCTTCCCAAAAATCAATTAGCTGACTTCGTTTCCAAGCGTATCCCCGCTGGTAATCAGGGATACGGAATAACTTATTTTGAAATACTTCTGATAATGATTGCAGATTACTCATTGCGACACTCCCCTAAAGTCATGATAGGAATAAATTTTCTATGTATAGAAGCTTATATAAAAGGACGGCACTGTTTGTTCTATTATACGAGTATGTCTGCTATTTGCCAGATGAATCGGCCGAATTCCGCGAACATTCCTGGTGAAATATTCCCTCTGTCTGCATTTAAAACTATGCTTACACATCCTGCGCTTTTACATTTCGGTGGAATACTTCCGGCTTCTGCTGCCTTTTAGACGAATTCAATGTATGAAAATCCAAATAGGAATGCAACATATGTAGTGACGTCTCTTTTTTATATTTCCCCGCTATTCCTGCAGCGTACAGACGGAGAATAGCGGATAAATTTTCAAAATGACTACATCGATTTTAGGAATCCCTGCATTTGTAAGTTCTCGTACGGTTATATAAGGAATTGTCATTACTTACTCCATAAAAATAACCTCCCGCCATGTCGGTTAACGACAAAGCGGGAGGTTAAACAGAACCTGTCAATTTTTTATGATACAGATCCTTTTCAAGATACAGCGAAACTGATTATTCCGTGTATCCTTTCATTTGCTGCTGAGCCTGACGCACTAATCGCTTTGTAATTTCTCCGCCGACGGATCCGTTGGCACGCGATGTGGAGTCTGGTCCTAGCTGCACGTTAAACTCAGATGCAATCTCTTCCTTCATCTGGTTGATCGCCTGTTGTACTCCAGGAACTAAAAGCTGGTTTGAGTTGTTATTGCTGTTGCTGTTTGGCATGTTGTCCACCTCCTTGTGACATTAGAATGCTCCACATTTGAAATATCATACTGGCAATGCATGGAAATATATTAAGGATTGCTGAACATCTGCACTTGCCCAGACAGCGCGGATTTCTAAAAAAAGCACCTGCGCAGAAACGTTCGCGGCTGCTTCTTCACTCGCGATTGTTTCTGACACAAGTACTCTTTTTAAGTACATGATCAAATACTTTTTATTCACCTGTTTTAGAGAAGCGTTCAATCCGGGCACCA
The Sporosarcina sp. P33 genome window above contains:
- a CDS encoding S-layer homology domain-containing protein, coding for MRKMQIMIVTFVLLFSLAPKKEASSHIFTDVPKNHPNYSAIMYLVEQGVLTPQKRFGLNDKVTREEVAIMVAKATGLDGTKTKTKFKDVPAGRFSSGYINSAAKAKIINGYPDGTFKPTQNVTRGHMAAFIANAFHLKEEKNITFKDVPKGSTSYHAVRKLAHANITSGYPDGTFKPNQTLTRSHIAAFIARAMDPSFRPVPPVPVTRGINFSMNLSQVKKIEASSPAVFMGQFHEGNLVALVYRVTKYGYNAELIYIFENNKLSAIAYDFLADDTYYHSSDEIETIYVILNDNAKNELGTPLYEGQEGYTEFISVWEKKGYHALLQVHDKEVYTSGELIFMPY
- a CDS encoding DUF262 domain-containing protein, which gives rise to MSNLQSLSEVFQNKLFRIPDYQRGYAWKRSQLIDFWEDIMNLREGRFHYTGMLSLKAVPRKETQNWGNDTWLLDTGYKAYHIVDGQQRITTFSILINEMVSFVKRHACNIGKNEEDIVICYQTLQSIRTKYISKKRPPQNLITTYLFGYETDNPSAEYLIHRVFDEPYSGTINETYYTQNLKYAKDFFSACLQKLYEEDGVEGIETLFRKLTQQLMFNIHEIEEDYDVFIAFETMNNRGKKLTNLELLKNRLIYLTTLYDEDQLDGMDKTALRNRINDTWKEVYYQLGRNQKSPLSDDEFLRAHWILYFKYTRKKGDDYINFLLNYFSSKKIFEKYEVAVEDEVPDSTGPEVMKEDEENLLPAEEETKAEHNKLRPEDITEYVNSLKHTAENWFYSYFPQYGEFSGEEKIWLERLNRIGIGYFRPLVTVALSLQTKVAESERIDLYKTIERFIFVMFRMGVFQSSFKSSDYYRKARSLYRGELSIEEVTQSLTEITDERMGSAVKNFITRTENRFANGDGFYGWRDIRYVLYEYEYEKARKTGIEKIGWTPFTKVEKDKVSIEHILPQTPADDYWKNQFKSYTAAEIKILSGSLGNLLPLSQSVNSSLQNTSFPNKKSSKTNGRRGYSDGSHSEIEVSLETDWNAEGILARGLKLLNFIETRWNVQFTDEKQKIELLHIPFVRDGRGEVAGVAPAD
- a CDS encoding alpha/beta-type small acid-soluble spore protein, with translation MPNSNSNNNSNQLLVPGVQQAINQMKEEIASEFNVQLGPDSTSRANGSVGGEITKRLVRQAQQQMKGYTE